In one window of Mus pahari chromosome 3, PAHARI_EIJ_v1.1, whole genome shotgun sequence DNA:
- the Btbd18 gene encoding BTB/POZ domain-containing protein 18 — translation MCSSASSKILYRNPRFLRIAFLQLHHQQQSGVFCDALLQAEGEAVPAHCCILSACSPFFTERLERERPVQGQKVVLELGGLKIQTLRKLVDFLYTSEMEVSQEEAQDVLSAARQLRVSELETLQLEGGKLVKAPQGRRLNRECLQPPSAAPISARVVGPKSRPRTPLPVTQTPSPPGAVRLKSLGEEEGAHKKTNLPNADSLSDTQLKKKARVCLTQESSSSPSSQREGPKENKSNPGPAALPSLYPSVDEQLLPRKIRLSRSKPSPHVYTSTPSSILSGLSSMPTAPGRRLWRQRTVSKAAQGMDKQKPGEVSPLQSTPDPPDVGKMGGNKKQSPEFRAPTSNSVEEGQVGRVKLRKIVNGTCWEVVQEPPLRNTQDSPQILEPSDVEEPPGTLLSSVNEQEIPARIQLCQDSPESPRLQDILLSASHSPDHPVVKSEFGSSPMLTGKESDLNIDCREPYTFDTTLLGQPCEAEQYRITSAAATSELEEILDFMLCGSDIEPPVGSLESPGAEGCRTPSYHLSETGKNWIEGEEWCLPDMELWPRDLTGLEKEPVSENKEPVEPFSPLVMSSENTESIEPLSPLVMPTEVSREALSLRGSWTPDLEITSSQPLDGQGEKLLHLDSSDPSQRSYNDLSPPCSNWAETSLEVSLGMDDVLCPVPKAVGEVSANPEPLDPFPGSSEDEEIDVVDWTVERKLGPTSVTSVWPDPSSESETEVDILT, via the exons ATGTGCTCTTCTGCCAGTTCCAAAATCCTGTACAGGAACCCCCGGTTCCTCCGGATAGCTTTTCTACAGCTTCATCACCAGCAACAGAGTGGTGTGTTTTGTGATGCCCTTCTGCAGGCAGAGG gtgaGGCTGTCCCAGCCCACTGTTGCATCCTGTCTGCCTGCAGTCCCTTCTTCACAGAACGCTTGGAGCGGGAAAGGCCAGTTCAGGGTCAGAAGGTTGTACTGGAGCTGGGAGGCCTAAAGATCCAGACACTAAGGAAGCTTGTGGACTTCCTGTATACGTCAGAGATGGAAGTATCTCAGGAGGAAGCCCAGGATGTGCTGTCTGCTGCCCGTCAGCTCCGAGTGTCAGAGCTGGAAACCCTTCAGCTAGAGGGTGGGAAGTTAGTAAAGGCTCCACAGGGCCGAAGACTAAACAGAGAGTGCTTACAACCACCAAGTGCTGCACCAATCTCTGCCAGAGTGGTGGGACCCAAGAGCCGCCCTCGAACTCCACTGCCTGTCACCCAGACTCCTAGTCCTCCTGGGGCAGTGAGGTTGAAGTCCttaggggaagaagagggagctcACAAAAAGACCAACCTGCCAAATGCAGATAGCTTGTCAGACACTCAACTCAAGAAGAAAGCCAGAGTTTGCCTGACTCAAGAAAGCAGCTCATCTCCATCAAGCCAGAGAGAAGGACCTAAGGAAAACAAGAGTAACCCTGGTCCTGCAGCACTTCCCAGCTTGTACCCTTCTGTGGATGAGCAACTGTTGCCCAGAAAGATCAGGCTGAGTCGCTCAAAGCCTTCACCACATGTCTATACATCTACACCTTCCAGCATATTAAGTGGTCTCAGCTCAATGCCCACAGCCCCTGGCCGGCGTCTTTGGAGGCAGAGAACTGTAAGTAAAGCTGCACAGGGTATGGATAAGCAGAAACCAGGGGAAGTCAGTCCTCTACAGAGCACTCCAGACCCACCTGATGTTGGGAAGATGGGTGGGAACAAGAAGCAGAGCCCTGAATTCAGAGCCCCTACCTCCAACTCTGTAGAGGAGGGGCAGGTTGGAAGAGTAAAACTTAGGAAGATTGTCAATGGTACCTGCTGGGAGGTGGTACAGGAGCCTCCCCTCAGAAACACTCAAGATAGCCCCCAGATCCTAGAACCCTCAGATGTAGAAGAGCCTCCTGGAACTCTGCTGTCCTCAGTTAATGAGCAGGAAATACCTGCTAGAATACAACTGTGTCAGGACTCCCCAGAGAGCCCTAGGCTTCAAGACATTCTGCTCTCTGCTAGCCACTCCCCAGACCACCCTGTGGTGAAGTCAGAGTTTGGATCCAGTCCAATGCTGACAGGGAAGGAATCTGACTTGAATATTGACTGCAGAGAGCCTTACACATTCGACACAACCTTGCTTGGCCAACCTTGTGAGGCTGAGCAGTATCGAATCACAAGTGCTGCAGCTACCAGTGAACTGGAAGAGATTTTGGATTTTATGCTATGTGGCTCAGATATTGAGCCACCAGTAGGATCTTTGGAGAGTCCTGGGGCTGAAGGCTGCAGAACCCCAAGTTATCACCTGTCAGAAACAGGAAAGAATTGGATTGAAGGGGAGGAATGGTGTTTGCCAGACATGGAACTCTGGCCCAGAGACCTCACAGGATTGGAAAAGGAACCAGTTAGTGAGAACAAAGAGCCAGTTGAGCCCTTTAGTCCCCTTGTCATGAGCTCTGAGAACACAGAATCAATTGAGCCCCTTAGCCCCCTTGTCATGCCCACTGAGGTGAGTAGAGAGGCACTTTCACTAAGAGGCTCTTGGACTCCAGACCTTGAAATTACCAGCTCCCAGCCACTGGATGGTCAGGGAGAAAAACTTCTCCACCTTGATTCCTCTGACCCTTCTCAGAGGTCTTATAATGATCTCTCTCCTCCATGCTCAAACTGGGCAGAGACAAGTCTGGAAGTGTCCCTAGGCATGGATGATGTATTGTGTCCTGTTCCCAAGGCAGTCGGGGAAGTGTCTGCCAACCCTGAACCACTGGACCCATTTCCTGGTAGTTCTGAAGATGAAGAGATTGATGTGGTAGACTGGACAGTGGAAAGGAAGCTGGGACCCACTAGTGTTACCTCTGTTTGGCCTGACCCTTCCTCAGAGTCAGAAACTGAGGTAGATATACTCACatag
- the Selenoh gene encoding selenoprotein H, which yields MAPLGRKRKAGAAPMETVDKREKLAEGAAVVIEHCTSURVYGRHAAALSQALQLEAPELPVQVNPSKPRRGSFEVTLLRSDNSRVELWTGIKKGPPRKLKFPEPQEVVEELKKYLS from the exons ATGGCCCCTCTCGGAAGAAAGCGTAAGGCGGGAGCCGCGCCTATGGAGACGGTGGACAAGCGCGAGAAACTAGCGGAGGGCGCGGCCGTGGTCATTGAGCAttg TACGAGCTGACGCGTCTACGGCCGCCATGCTGCTGCCCTGAGCCAGGCTCTgcaactggaggccccagagctACCTGTGCAAGTGAACCCGTCCAAACCGCGGAGGGGCAGCTTCGAGGTGACGCTGCTGCGCTCGGACAACAGCC GTGTTGAACTCTGGACCGGTATTAAGAAGGGCCCTCCACGAAAGCTCAAATTTCCTGAGCCTCAAGAGGTGGTTGAAGAATTGAAGAAGTACCTTTCATAA